In Panicum virgatum strain AP13 chromosome 4N, P.virgatum_v5, whole genome shotgun sequence, a single window of DNA contains:
- the LOC120669725 gene encoding MLO-like protein 13 isoform X1: protein MGEEASLEHTPTWVVATVCLVIVSVSLAAERFLHYLGKYLKHKEQKALYSALQRLKEELMLLGFISFVLSLSQGFIVNICIPENATDFMLPCKRQNHTVAEEGSRICKKKGDVPLLSVEALHQLHIFIFVLGLVHVVFCATTILLGGAKMRKWKHWETEIHREIREKLQHAQIERKSTPLSAVLHRNHQGEFVRERTKGFWMKLAVVSWITAFLKQFHNSVSKSDYEALRSAFGLIHYPRRPDFDFHKYMINALEYEFKRVVGISWYLWLFVIIFLLLNINGWHTYFWLAFLPLFLLLIVGAKLEHIITRLAQEAAASLSNETEEVPKIKPSKEHFWFHKPGLVLHLIHFILFQNSFEIGFFFWILVSEGFGSCMMESKPYTISRLVIGVIIQVICSHITLPLYAIVTHMGGEIKLHGFGFGSDVHESVHGWLTEAQRRKTLLKKAGGGDGGDPDSGGEVKVTRAAAAADERAAGTSRGMLMTAHPPPPDLDEIVTVDGGYHGLRTR, encoded by the exons aTGGGGGAGGAGGCGTCGCTCGAGCACACGCCCACCTGGGTGGTGGCCACCGTCTGCCTCGTCATCGTATccgtctccctcgccgccgagcgCTTCCTCCATTACCTCGGCAAG TATCTGAAACATAAGGAGCAAAAAGCATTGTATTCAGCTCTTCAGAGACTAAAAGAAG AGCTAATGCTTCTTGGATTCATTTCCTTCGTCCTGAGTCTCTCCCAGGGTTTTATTGTTAACATTTGCATTCCAGAAAATGCTACAGATTTCATGCTTCCATGCAAGAGACAGAACCACACAGTTGCAGAAGAAGGTTCCAGAATTTGCAAGAAAAAG GGTGATGTTCCCTTGCTATCAGTGGAGGCATTACATCAGCTGCACATCTTCATATTTGTACTTGGTTTAGTCCATGTTGTGTTCTGCGCCACAACAATATTACTTGGTGGGGCGAAG ATGCGAAAGTGGAAGCATTGGGAGACAGAAATTCACCGAGAAATAAGGGAGAAAT TACAGCATGCACAAATTGAAAGAAAATCGACTCCATTGAGTGCTGTGCTACATCGAAATCATCAAGGTGAATTTGTTCGTGAGCGAACAAAGGGATTTTGGATGAAGCTGGCTGTTGTAAGCTGGATA ACTGCATTCTTGAAGCAATTTCACAATTCTGTTAGTAAATCAGATTATGAAGCGCTTCGATCAGCATTTGGGTTG aTACACTACCCAAGAAGACCAGACTTTGATTTTCACAAATATATGATCAATGCTCTTGAATATGAGTTTAAGAGGGTTGTTGGTATCAG CTGGTATCTGTGGCTTTTTGTCATCATCTTCCTGTTGCTGAATATAAATG GATGGCACACATACTTCTGGTTAGCTTTCTTGCCTCTCTTT CTCCTACTTATAGTTGGTGCCAAGCTAGAGCACATTATTACTCGATTGGCTCAAGAGGCAGCGGCATCACTATCCAATGAAACGGAGGAAGTTCCAAAAATAAAGCCATCCAAGGAACATTTCTGGTTCCATAAACCTGGACTTGTCCTTCATTTGATCCATTTCATTCTGTTTCAGAACTCGTTCGAGATCGGTTTTTTCTTCTGGATCTTG GTATCAGAAGGGTTCGGCTCGTGCatgatggaaagtaagccttaTACCATCTCCAGACTTGTTATCGG AGTGATCATCCAAGTCATTTGCAGCCATATCACTCTGCCATTATATGCCATCGTCACTCAT ATGGGCGGGGAGATCAAGCTGCACGGTTTCGGTTTCGGGTCCGACGTGCACGAGTCCGTCCACGGCTGGCTCACCGAGGCCCAGAGGAGGAAAACCTTATTGAAGAAGGCCGGAGGAGGCGATGGCGGCGACCCCGATTCGGGCGGGGAGGTGAAGGTgacccgggcggcggcggcggccgacgagcGGGCGGCTGGGACCTCGCGCGGCATGCTGATGAcggcgcacccgccgccgcccgatctGGACGAGATCGTGACCGTGGACGGCGGCTACCACGGCCTCCGGACGAGGTGA
- the LOC120669725 gene encoding MLO-like protein 13 isoform X2, translating to MGEEASLEHTPTWVVATVCLVIVSVSLAAERFLHYLGKYLKHKEQKALYSALQRLKEELMLLGFISFVLSLSQGFIVNICIPENATDFMLPCKRQNHTVAEEGSRICKKKGDVPLLSVEALHQLHIFIFVLGLVHVVFCATTILLGGAKMRKWKHWETEIHREIREKLQHAQIERKSTPLSAVLHRNHQGEFVRERTKGFWMKLAVVSWITAFLKQFHNSVSKSDYEALRSAFGLIHYPRRPDFDFHKYMINALEYEFKRVVGISWYLWLFVIIFLLLNINGWHTYFWLAFLPLFLLLIVGAKLEHIITRLAQEAAASLSNETEEVPKIKPSKEHFWFHKPGLVLHLIHFILFQNSFEIGFFFWILVSEGFGSCMMESKPYTISRLVIGWAGRSSCTVSVSGPTCTSPSTAGSPRPRGGKPY from the exons aTGGGGGAGGAGGCGTCGCTCGAGCACACGCCCACCTGGGTGGTGGCCACCGTCTGCCTCGTCATCGTATccgtctccctcgccgccgagcgCTTCCTCCATTACCTCGGCAAG TATCTGAAACATAAGGAGCAAAAAGCATTGTATTCAGCTCTTCAGAGACTAAAAGAAG AGCTAATGCTTCTTGGATTCATTTCCTTCGTCCTGAGTCTCTCCCAGGGTTTTATTGTTAACATTTGCATTCCAGAAAATGCTACAGATTTCATGCTTCCATGCAAGAGACAGAACCACACAGTTGCAGAAGAAGGTTCCAGAATTTGCAAGAAAAAG GGTGATGTTCCCTTGCTATCAGTGGAGGCATTACATCAGCTGCACATCTTCATATTTGTACTTGGTTTAGTCCATGTTGTGTTCTGCGCCACAACAATATTACTTGGTGGGGCGAAG ATGCGAAAGTGGAAGCATTGGGAGACAGAAATTCACCGAGAAATAAGGGAGAAAT TACAGCATGCACAAATTGAAAGAAAATCGACTCCATTGAGTGCTGTGCTACATCGAAATCATCAAGGTGAATTTGTTCGTGAGCGAACAAAGGGATTTTGGATGAAGCTGGCTGTTGTAAGCTGGATA ACTGCATTCTTGAAGCAATTTCACAATTCTGTTAGTAAATCAGATTATGAAGCGCTTCGATCAGCATTTGGGTTG aTACACTACCCAAGAAGACCAGACTTTGATTTTCACAAATATATGATCAATGCTCTTGAATATGAGTTTAAGAGGGTTGTTGGTATCAG CTGGTATCTGTGGCTTTTTGTCATCATCTTCCTGTTGCTGAATATAAATG GATGGCACACATACTTCTGGTTAGCTTTCTTGCCTCTCTTT CTCCTACTTATAGTTGGTGCCAAGCTAGAGCACATTATTACTCGATTGGCTCAAGAGGCAGCGGCATCACTATCCAATGAAACGGAGGAAGTTCCAAAAATAAAGCCATCCAAGGAACATTTCTGGTTCCATAAACCTGGACTTGTCCTTCATTTGATCCATTTCATTCTGTTTCAGAACTCGTTCGAGATCGGTTTTTTCTTCTGGATCTTG GTATCAGAAGGGTTCGGCTCGTGCatgatggaaagtaagccttaTACCATCTCCAGACTTGTTATCGG ATGGGCGGGGAGATCAAGCTGCACGGTTTCGGTTTCGGGTCCGACGTGCACGAGTCCGTCCACGGCTGGCTCACCGAGGCCCAGAGGAGGAAAACCTTATTGA
- the LOC120669401 gene encoding aspartyl protease family protein At5g10770-like has protein sequence MPVVHQHGPCSPLAGKREKAPSHAEILAADQRRVEYIHRRVSETTGRVRPKRAAAPAVHLQPGAPSTAATPASASPYAKSANLPASSGRALGTGNYVVTIGLGTPSARFTVVFDTGSDTTWVQCQPCVAYCYRQKEPLFSPAKSSTYANISCSSSYCDDLYVSGCDGGHCLYAVQYGDGSQTVGFYAQDTLKLSYDVVKEFRFGCGEKNRGLFGRSAGLMGLGRGKTSLTVQAYDKYGGVFAYCLPATPSGTTGFLDLGPGAPAANARLTPMLTDNGPTFYYVGLTGIKVGGHLLPIPEAVFSAAGALVDSGTVITRLPPSAYEPLRSAFARGMDALGYRKAPAFSILDTCYDLTGYQGSVALPAVSLVFKGGACLDACLAFAANDDDAGVAIIGNTQQKTYGVLHDLGRKVVGFVPGAC, from the exons ATGCCTGTCGTGCACCAGCACGGTCCGTGCTCGCCGCTGGCCGGCAAGCGCGAGAAGGCGCCGTCCCACGCGGAGATCCTCGCCGCGGACCAGCGCCGCGTCGAGTACATCCACCGCCGCGTGTCTGAGACTACCGGCCGGGTGAGGCCGAAGCGCGCCGCGGCACCGGCGGTCCACCTCCAGCCCGGCGCGCCGTCGACGGCGGCAACTCCGGCGTCGGCCTCGCCCTACGCGAAGTCGGCGAACCTCCCGGCGTCGTCCGGGCGCGCGCTGGGCACGGGCAACTACGTGGTGACCATCGGGCTCGGCACGCCGTCGGCGCGGTTCACGGTGGTGTTCGACACCGGCAGCGACACGACGTGGGTGCAGTGCCAGCCGTGCGTGGCCTACTGCTACCGGCAGAAGGAGCCGCTCTTCAGCCCGGCCAAGTCGTCCACCTACGCCAACATCTCGTGCTCGTCGTCCTACTGCGACGACCTCTACGTCAGCGGCTGCGACGGCGGCCACTGCCTCTACGCCGTCCAGTACGGCGACGGCTCCCAGACCGTCGGCTTCTACGCCCAGGACACCCTCAAGCTCTCCTACGACGTCGTCAAGGAGTTCCGGTTCGGGTGCGGCGAGAAGAACCGCGGGCTGTTCGGGCGGTCGGCGGGGCTGATGGGGCTCGGCCGCGGCAAGACGTCGCTGACGGTGCAGGCGTACGACAAGTACGGCGGCGTGTTCGCGTACTGCCTCCCGGCGACGCCGTCGGGGACGACGGGGTTCCTGGACCTGGgccccggcgcgccggcggcgaacgcGCGGCTGACGCCGATGCTGACCGACAACGGGCCGACGTTCTACTACGTGGGGTTGACAGGCATCAAGGTGGGCGGGCACCTGCTCCCCATCCCGGAGGCCGtcttctccgccgccggcgcgctcgTGGACTCCGGCACGGTGATAACGCGCCTGCCGCCGTCGGCGTACGAGCCGCTGCGGTCGGCGTTCGCCAGGGGCATGGACGCGCTGGGGTACAGGAAGGCCCCCGCGTTCTCGATCCTGGACACCTGCTACGACCTGACGGGGTACCAGGGGAGCGTCGCGCTGCCGGCGGTGTCGCTGGTGTTCAAGGGCGGCGCGTGCCTGGAC GCGTGCCTGGCGTTCGCCGCCAACGACGATGACGCCGGCGTCGCCATCATCGGGAACACGCAGCAGAAGACGTACGGCGTGCTCCACGACCTCGGCAGGAAGGTCGTCGGGTTCGTCCCCGGAGCTTGCTGA
- the LOC120669727 gene encoding uncharacterized protein LOC120669727 yields the protein MQQRITCSAPAMASSASLRGASLRSPLLAPRPAVRRAPTARRCAVPAKISCIGWDPEGILGAPQGGHIARLEFRRRLERDSEAREAFERQVREEKERRRSEREARVIPDTDAGLVEFFLDTEAREIEVEIGRLRPRLNEAFFNHISREIAQIKFAVTRTAEMEDRLIELEAMQKVLLEGVEAYDKLQNDLVTAKERLMKILQSSDRKATLLEMVERNELSISILTLLDENIASAKTSNQDDAVAFMENVRSSIVKYITV from the exons ATGCAGCAGCGGATAACGTGCTCTGCTCCGGCCATGGCTTCGTCCGCCTCCCTCCGTGGCGCCAGCCTCCGGAGCCCCCTCCTCGCGCCTCgccccgccgtccgccgcgcgcCCACGGCGAGGCGCTGCGCCGTCCCGGCCAAGATCTCCTGCATCGGATGG gacCCGGAGGGCATCCTGGGCGCGCCGCAGGGCGGGCACATCGCGCGCCtcgagttccgccgccgcctcgagaggGACTCCGAGGCGCGCGAGGCGTTCGAGCGCCAGGTGCGCGAGGAGAaggagcgccgccgcagcgAGCGCGAG GCGCGGGTGATCCCGGACACGGACGCCGGCCTGGTGGAGTTCTTCCTCGACACGGAGGCGCGCGAGATCGAGGTCGAGATAGGCCGGCTCCGGCCAAGGCTGAACGAGGCCTTCTTCAACCATATCTCGAGGGAGATAGCACAGATCAAATTCGCGGTCACCAGAACGGCG GAGATGGAAGACAGATTGATTGAGTTGGAAGCAATGCAGAAGGTTCTTCTCGAGGGAGTCG AGGCATACGACAAGTTGCAGAATGATCTTGTGACAGCGAAGGAGCGGCTAATGAAGATTCTGCAATCCAGTGACAGAAAAGCGACT TTGCTTGAAATGGTTGAGCGGAATGAGCTGAGCATTTCCATACTAACACTTCTTGATGAGAATATAGCAAGTGCAAAGACAAGTAATCAG GATGATGCTGTTGCTTTCATGGAAAACGTGAGATCATCGATCGTGAAATATATAACAGTATAA
- the LOC120669402 gene encoding uncharacterized protein LOC120669402 has protein sequence MKQAERSKREKKRLMRERNSEQEDTISHFSHPGHELVKRHYIGPSFLCDMCWEHLSGPGYGCSAGCDFGIHESCAGHPQTLSSQEHHAHPLVLVQTHRDVVAHMCDVCAGRCAAGCFLYRCPPCGFDMHPSCARLPQVGRSARHSQHDLTLLVVADGPCAAACGGAGRAWYYRCTACNVDFHVPCAATAGGNNDGARQAGHDADTAVELIHQASAAQMKIQAAMMQERIAAQGFRNALDPVSPSCKFPLHP, from the exons ATGAAGCAGGCGGAGAGATCtaagagggagaagaagagacTGATGAGAGAGAGGAA tagtgagcaGGAGGACACCATTAGCCACTTCTCCCACCCAGGGCACGAGCTCGTGAAGCGGCACTACATCGGGCCGTCGTTCCTCTGCGACATGTGCTGGGAGCACCTGTCCGGCCCCGGCTACGGCTGCAGCGCCGGCTGCGACTTCGGCATCCACGAGTCATGCGCCGGCCACCCGCAGACGCTCAGCTCCCAGGAGCACCACGCGCACCCGCTCGTGCTCGTCCAGACCCACCGCGACGTCGTGGCTCACATGTGCGACGTCTGTGCCGGGCGCTGCGCCGCGGGCTGCTTCCTCTACCGCTGCCCGCCGTGCGGGTTCGACATGCACCCGAGCTGCGCGCGGCTGCCACAGGTCGGGCGCAGCGCGCGGCACTCGCAGCACGACCTTACGCTGCTGGTCGTCGCCGACGGCCCCTGTGCcgccgcgtgcggcggcgcggggcgcgcgTGGTACTACCGCTGCACCGCGTGCAACGTCGACTTCCACGTGCCGTGTGCGGCGACCGCCGGCGGCAACAACGATGGCGCTCGTCAAGCTGGCCACGACGCCGACACCGCTGTTGAACTGATACATCAGGCAAGTGCGGCGCAAATGAAAATTCAGGCTGCGATGATGCAAGAAAGGATCGCGGCGCAGGGTTTCAGAAACGCGTTGGACCCAGTCAGCCCTTCCTGTAAGTTCCCCTTGCATCCGTAG